The following are from one region of the Capsicum annuum cultivar UCD-10X-F1 chromosome 1, UCD10Xv1.1, whole genome shotgun sequence genome:
- the LOC107857336 gene encoding 14 kDa proline-rich protein DC2.15, with the protein MASNKVFSTLALFLTLNLIFFTFVTSCGTCPKPKPPPKPKPSCPPPHVPKKETCPIDTLKLGVCANVLGLVNVVVGSPPVTPCCSLISGLTDVEAALCLCTAIKANVLGINLNVPVSLSLLLNVCSKKVPSGFQCPS; encoded by the coding sequence ATGGCTTCCAACAAGGTTTTCTCCACTCTTGCTCTTTTCCTTACCCTTAACTTAATTTTCTTCACATTTGTTACAAGTTGTGGCACTTGTCCTAAACCAAAACCACCCCCAAAACCAAAGCCATCATGTCCACCACCACATGTACCAAAAAAGGAAACTTGCCCAATTGATACCTTAAAGTTAGGTGTTTGTGCCAATGTTCTTGGATTAGTTAATGTTGTTGTTGGTTCACCACCAGTTACACCTTGTTGTAGTCTTATTTCTGGACTTACTGATGTTGAAGCTGCCCTTTGTCTTTGCACTGCTATTAAGGCTAATGTTTTGGGGATTAACCTTAATGTTCCTGTCTCATTAAGTTTGCTTCTTAATGTTTGCTCCAAGAAAGTTCCCTCTGGATTCCAATGTCCTAGTTAG